The Benincasa hispida cultivar B227 chromosome 9, ASM972705v1, whole genome shotgun sequence genome has a segment encoding these proteins:
- the LOC120087231 gene encoding protein GRAVITROPIC IN THE LIGHT 1-like yields MDSVKSSALTPSKSKLARTITKVLHIRALTGVAPVHETRKVKPQEKISDDCTASKSTGSLSESFDSMEEEFQNRVQLHALLAKLFASISSVKAAYAQLQFAQSPYDAEGIQDADHYVVSELKVLSELKQCYLKKQFDPSPETTMLLAEIQEQKSLVGTYDIMGKRLESQARLKGSEITFLREKIEEIKKQNRLLEKSLDQSGPIPVTGDLHLSGVNASHFIKVLGHTIKSVRSFVRMMVDEMKSAGWDVDAAATEIEPDTFYWHNDHRFFAFESFVFREMFDSFHQLNFSLPNESLPEKWKQKQFFFARFMELKLRKTKDFLSQNPRSTFAKFCRVKYLRLIHPKMESSLFGNLDQRSLISSGQFPDTTFFGTFAEMARWVWLLHSLAYSIEPEASIFQVRKGSRFSEVYMESIIDEMYLSPDFDPVVAFTVIPGFMIGKTAIQCRVYLSQ; encoded by the coding sequence ATGGACTCTGTGAAATCCTCGGCTCTCACTCCAAGTAAGAGCAAATTGGCACGCACAATTACCAAAGTTCTTCATATACGAGCTCTAACTGGGGTAGCACCTGTCCATGAAACTCGGAAAGTTAAGCCACAAGAAAAGATCAGTGATGATTGCACAGCAAGTAAGAGTACAGGTAGTCTATCTGAGTCTTTTGATAGTATGGAAGAGGAGTTCCAGAATAGAGTCCAATTGCATGCACTGCTAGCAAAATTGTTTGCCAGCATCTCATCAGTCAAAGCTGCATATGCCCAGTTACAGTTTGCTCAATCCCCTTATGATGCCGAAGGTATTCAAGATGCCGATCACTATGTTGTCTCAGAATTGAAAGTTTTGTCTGAATTGAAGCAGTGCTACCTCAAAAAACAGTTTGATCCTTCACCAGAAACCACAATGCTCTTGGCTGAAATTCAGGAGCAAAAGAGTCTTGTGGGAACATATGACATAATGGGGAAAAGATTGGAATCGCAAGCAAGACTGAAGGGCTCTGAAATTACGTTTCTGAGAGAAAAGATCGAGGAAATTAAAAAACAGAATAGGTTGCTGGAGAAAAGTTTAGATCAAAGTGGGCCTATTCCTGTCACTGGTGATCTTCACTTATCGGGAGTAAATGCTAGCCATTTTATTAAAGTTCTTGGGCATACAATCAAGTCTGTACGAAGTTTTGTCCGGATGATGGTGGATGAAATGAAATCTGCTGGTTGGGATGTTGATGCAGCTGCGACAGAAATTGAACCTGATACTTTTTATTGGCATAATGATCATAGATTCTTTGCATTCGAGTCATTTGTTTTCAGGGAAATGTTTGATTCCTTCCATCAACTCAATTTTTCTCTCCCAAATGAATCCTTGCCCGAAAAATGGAAACAGAAACAGTTTTTCTTTGCAAGATTTATGGAGCTGAAGCTTAGGAAAACAAAAGATTTTCTTTCTCAAAATCCAAGATCAACCTTTGCTAAGTTTTGTCGGGTTAAGTATTTGCGGCTCATTCACCCCAAGATGGAATCATCGTTATTTGGTAATTTGGACCAGAGAAGCTTAATCAGCTCCGGTCAATTCCCAGATACAACGTTCTTTGGCACGTTTGCAGAGATGGCAAGGTGGGTGTGGCTACTACATTCATTAGCTTACTCCATTGAACCAGAGGCTTCCATCTTTCAAGTACGAAAAGGAAGCCGATTCTCAGAGGTCTACATGGAAAGCATCATTGATGAAATGTACCTTTCACCagattttgacccagttgtggCGTTTACTGTCATTCCTGGCTTCATGATTGGTAAAACTGCAATCCAGTGCCGGGTCTATCTCTCACAATGA